The Actinotalea sp. JY-7876 sequence TGACGAGCTCGACGCCTTCGCCCGGTCGCTGCACGAGGCGACCACCGGTCCGGTCGAGCTCGTGCTCGTCGACAACGGCAGCGACCACACGGTGGGCGAGCGCGTCGCGCGCGAGCACGGGGGCCGCGTCCTGCCGGCGGGCGGCAACCTCGGGTACGGCCGGGCCGCGAACCTCGGCGCCCAGGACGCGACGCAGGAGTGGCTCGTCGTCGCCAACCCCGACGTCGTGTGGCACCCCGGGAGCCTCGACGCCCTGCTGGCGGCGGGGGCCCGTCACCCGCGGGCCGGCGCGCTCGGGCCCGGCATCCTCAACACCGACGGCACGCGGTACCCCTCGGCGCGCGCCCTGCCCTCGCTCACCCAGGGCGCCGGTCACGCCGTCCTCGGGCGCGTGTGGCCCGGCAACCCGTGGACGCGCGCCTACCAGCGGCGCCAGGAGGACACCGCCTCCGTGGAGCGCACCGCGGGCTGGCTGTCGGGCTCGTGCCTCCTGCTGCGCACGGAGGCGTTCCGCGCGGTCGGCGGCTTCGACGAGGGCTACTTCATGTTCTTCGAGGACCTGGACCTGGGCGAGCGGCTCGGGCTGGCCGGCTGGGAGAACGTCTACGTCCCCGACGTCACCGTGACGCACATCGGCGGCACGTCCTGGCGCGAGCGACCGGCGCGGATGATCCGGGCCCATCACGCCTCCGCGGCGCGCTACCTGACGCGGCGCTACCACCGCTGGTACCAGTGGCCCGTGCGGGTGGCGATCCGGGCCGGGCTCGCCGTGCGGCAGGCGCTCGAGCTGCGCGCCGCGCGCTGAGGCCTCAGCCGACCAGCACGTCCACCGCGGGGCGGTCCCGCGTGGGCGCCACCGGGGCGAGCACGGAGACCATCTGGCCGCTCTCGTCGTCGTGCACGAGCACCACGGCCCACGCGACCCGGGGGTCCTGCGTGCGCACGACGACGGCCGCGGGCACCGCGGTGTCCGCGCCGTCCGCCTCGTCCACCAGGTCGGCGAGCGCCAGCTCCGTCGTCGTGCCGGCGCGCAGGCTCACGTCCCGGGACGCGACGACGGCGCCCGAGGCGTCGAGCACCTCGACCTCGACCTCGGCGGCACCCCTGACGTCCGGGAGGGGCGCGACGCCCAGCGAGAGGGTCGGGCTGGTGCCCGGCAGGGCCGGCAGCGCCAGCGGTCCCGTCGTGCCCCCGCGCACCGACGGGGCCCAGGCCCGGTCGACCGGCGACAGCGCCAGCGTGCCCGCGCCGGGCCGGCCGACGCCGGCTCCCCGGGTCAGGAGCGCCGACGCCACCACGGGGACCTCGCTCTCGACGACCACGGTGTACGTGCCCGCCGGCAGACCGGCGAGCGGCACGTCGAGCACCTCCCCCGCGGCCAGCTCGACCTCCTCGGCGCCGGGCAGCGACACGTCGCCGTCGGGCCCGAGCAGCGTGAGGGTGGCCGTCCCGCCCTCCTCGCCCGGGGCGAGCAGGCGCACGGCCGCGGTGTCGGTGCCGTCGATCTCCGAGGCCGTGACGGACAGCCCGGGGACCACCTGGCGCTGGGACGGCGCGCGGCCGGCGGCGACGTAGTCCACGCCCGCGGGCAGGAGCCCGCGCAGCTCGCTGTCCTGCAGGTAGGCGGTGACCAGACCGCCGGCGGCGCGCAGGTGCACCACGATGCGTCGCTGCTCGGCGGCGACGCCCTCGAGGAGGACCACGCGCTCGGCGCCGGGCGGGACGAGGTACTCGGGCGCCCCGGCGAGGTCGACGGGACCCGCGGGCCCCCACAGCTCGACGTCGACCGTCGCCGGCGTCGAGCCCGGGTTCTGCAGGACGAGGCGCGCACTGGTGCCCAGCGACGTCCCGCCTCCCACGAGCCACACGTCGGCGGCCGGCTGCTGGCACGACGTCGCCGCGACGCCGCGCAGGTCGCCCGCCGCGGTCAGCGCGCCGACGGCGCCGGCCGACCACGCGGGCCCGTCGCCCGCGGCGCCGGTCCGCACGACGAGCGCCTCCGCGGGCGTCGTCGTCGCCACCGCCGCGCCGGCCGCGGGCGCGAGGTCCGCGACGGCCTCGCCCCCGGCGACCGGCCCCACCTCGCCGGACGCCGTGGTGGCCGGCACGCCCCCGGTCGGGGCGACGCTCACGGCGGCGAGCCGCGTCACCGACTCCCCCGGGGACGGGTCGAACTGCGGGTCGTAGAGCGCGTCCTGGCCCGGCTCCGGCTCGGTCGCCAGGCGCAGCGGTCCGGGGCAGACGAGCGCCGTCGGCGGCGCCGGCACCTCGACGGTCGCCGGGGCCCCCACGAGCGTCTCGGTCGCCGCGAGCCGCGGCTCGAGCACGGGGGCGAGCACGAGAGCCGCCACCACCGCCAGGACGCCGACGCCGGTGAGCGCCCGCAGCGCGGCGCGTCGCACCCGGGTCGCGGCCGTGAGGCCGGCCGTGGCCGGGGCCGCCGGGGCCGTCGCGTCGTCGCTCATCGGGATGCTCCTCGTCGGCGTCGGACCGGGATCGCCAGGAGCACCGTCACCAGCAGGGTGAGCGCCTGCAGGGCGAGCCACGGGGTGCGCCCGGCCGGGTCGTAGGCGACCACGAGCCGGCCGCCGTCGGCGCCGAGCTCGAAGGTCTGCTGCCAGGCACCGTCGACGGCGCGCAGCGGGCGCCCGTCGAGCCACGCGCGCCACCCCGGGTCGGCGCGCTCGGCGAGCACGAGCGCGCGCGCGGAGGCGCCGTCCGCGACCCGCGCGTCGACCCGCCCGGCCCGCGCCGGCACGGCCTGCGCGTCGGGCTCGCCGTCGGCGGCGTCCGGCACGGTCACGCGCGCCCACGCGGACGTGGTGCCCACCTGGCCCGCCGCGACGCGCCAGATGATCCCGGACTCGGTCTCGGTGACGCGCTCGAGGCCCCGCGTCGCGTCGATGCGGCCGACCACGACAGCGCGCTCCGACGTGGCCGCGTCCTGCGCCGGCGGCACGAGCACGGCCCCGACGCCCAGGTGGGCGAGCCGGACCGCGACGTCGTCGGTCGCCCCCGCCGCGAGCCGGGCTGCGGCGTCCGCGAGCTCGGCGTCGGCGGTGTCGAGGACCGCCGACGACGGGGCGTCGACCGGGCCCGTCACGGCGCGCGAGGTGACGGTCCGGGAGAGGTCGGTGAGCTGGACGCCGTCGTGCCGCAGCACGACGGCCCGGACGGTGGTGCCCTCCCCCTCGGGGCCGGGCGCGAGGCTGAGCACCCGGACCGCGTCCGGCGACGCCTGGAGCTGGCGCCCGGCCGCGGGCACCACCGGCACGTCCGACGTCGTGGCGGCGAGCGTCCGGCCGCCGCGCGCGTCCCACGCCCACCCGCCGAGCACGGCGGCGGGTCCGACGACCGCGACCAGGGCGAGCACGCCCGCGGCGACCTGCCGCCAGCCGAAGGCGTGGCGCCCGACGGCGGCGCGCACGCCGCTCGCGCCGGCGACCGCCGCCACGAGCAGTCCCAGCAGGACCAGGCTCGTCGCGGGTCCGGCCCACGCCGTCACGAGCGCGCTCGTGGACCCCTCGGTCGCGGCGACGCCCGT is a genomic window containing:
- a CDS encoding glycosyltransferase family 2 protein translates to MAAPTPPSVRVVCVTFHPGDELDAFARSLHEATTGPVELVLVDNGSDHTVGERVAREHGGRVLPAGGNLGYGRAANLGAQDATQEWLVVANPDVVWHPGSLDALLAAGARHPRAGALGPGILNTDGTRYPSARALPSLTQGAGHAVLGRVWPGNPWTRAYQRRQEDTASVERTAGWLSGSCLLLRTEAFRAVGGFDEGYFMFFEDLDLGERLGLAGWENVYVPDVTVTHIGGTSWRERPARMIRAHHASAARYLTRRYHRWYQWPVRVAIRAGLAVRQALELRAAR
- a CDS encoding DUF5719 family protein; amino-acid sequence: MSDDATAPAAPATAGLTAATRVRRAALRALTGVGVLAVVAALVLAPVLEPRLAATETLVGAPATVEVPAPPTALVCPGPLRLATEPEPGQDALYDPQFDPSPGESVTRLAAVSVAPTGGVPATTASGEVGPVAGGEAVADLAPAAGAAVATTTPAEALVVRTGAAGDGPAWSAGAVGALTAAGDLRGVAATSCQQPAADVWLVGGGTSLGTSARLVLQNPGSTPATVDVELWGPAGPVDLAGAPEYLVPPGAERVVLLEGVAAEQRRIVVHLRAAGGLVTAYLQDSELRGLLPAGVDYVAAGRAPSQRQVVPGLSVTASEIDGTDTAAVRLLAPGEEGGTATLTLLGPDGDVSLPGAEEVELAAGEVLDVPLAGLPAGTYTVVVESEVPVVASALLTRGAGVGRPGAGTLALSPVDRAWAPSVRGGTTGPLALPALPGTSPTLSLGVAPLPDVRGAAEVEVEVLDASGAVVASRDVSLRAGTTTELALADLVDEADGADTAVPAAVVVRTQDPRVAWAVVLVHDDESGQMVSVLAPVAPTRDRPAVDVLVG